In Palaemon carinicauda isolate YSFRI2023 chromosome 21, ASM3689809v2, whole genome shotgun sequence, the following proteins share a genomic window:
- the LOC137615023 gene encoding uncharacterized protein, which produces MGEAKETEKEEERNEMEDNQTDEEERQTEEEEIIVEETEKEAERNEMEDIQTEGEERKMEDDTNEEEIPKENVTQIPSVRSDDEETLELKAEEGKPEKKKDEKTSDYQDREKEAVKKDYPMNETLQTEKEMKKEREENTGNKEEDKMHNLMKDGLIAYENRMFNEAIVIFTEALAMNTNKEDSALLHFLRAEANAASENPLTLDIILDCCQALEKGLEGQRAYMLRGKHLLKLGLYDAALNDFETVSKIKESKECWKFIEDTKALQKRWEKQSYYEVLSVKHTATKAEILKAFKGLSMKLHPDRHRDKPKFLQDAFEEKFKKERQQTYNQPKQERQQTYNQPKQERQQTFNQPKQERQQPYDHHEKEDHQKHYYEQSREQSQKRNDQRPFEERPITNINRSVSRLITNLNRSISRPLTNLNRNVSNHMTIMKRKTIKSTTMNKAGNNHRRDVWNNYPPKDVWNNYPPKDVWNNCPPNDVWNNYPPKDVWNNCPPKDVWNNYPPKDVWNNYPPKDVWNNYPPKDVWNNYPPKDVWNNCPPKDVWNNCPPKDVWNNYPPKDVWNNYPPKDVWNNYPPKDVWNDCPPKDVWNNYPPKDVWNNCPPKDVWNNCPPKDVWNNYPPKDVWNNYPPKDVWNNYPPKDVWNDCPPKDVWNNYPPKDPPKDVWNNCPPKDVWNNCPPKDVWNNCPPKDVWNNCPPKDVWNNCPPKDVWNNYPPKDVWNNCPPKDVWNNCPPKDVWNNCPPKDVWNNCPPKDVWNNCPPKDVWNNYPPKDVWNNCPPKDVWNNCPPKDVWNNCPPKDVWNNCPPKDVWNNCPPKDVWNNCPPKDVWNNYPPKDVWNNCPPKDVWNNYPPKDVWNNYPPKDVWNNCPPKDVWNNCPPKDVWNNCPPKDVWNNCPPKDVWNN; this is translated from the exons ATGGGAGAAGCGAAAGAAAcggaaaaggaagaggagagaaATGAGATGGAGGACAATCAAACGGACGAGGAAGAAAGACAGACGGAAGAGGAGGAAATAAttgtggaagaaacggaaaaggaAGCGGAGAGGAATGAGATGGAGGACATTCAAACGGAGGGTGAAGAAAGAAAGATGGAAGACGATACAAATGAAGAGGAAATTCCCAAGGAAAATGTGACTCAGATTCCATCTGTACGATCAGATGATGAAGAAACCTTAGAACtgaaagcagaggaaggaaaaccAGAAAAGAAGAAAGATGAGAAGACGTCTGATTATCAAGACCGTGAAAAGGAGGCCGTCAAAAAAGACTATCCGATGAATGAAACTCTGCAAACGGAGAAGgaaatgaagaaagagagagaggagaacacgGGAAATAAGGAGGAAGATAAGATGCATAACTTAATGAAGGATGGATTAATTGCCTATGAAAATAGGATGTTCAACGAGGCGATTGTTATTTTTACAGAAGCCTTGGCAATGAATACGAACAAAGAAGACTCTGCTCTTCTGCATTTCCTTCGGGCTGAGGCGAACGCAGCCTCTGAAAACCCTCTTACCTTGGATATCATATTGGACTGTTGCCAAGCCCTCGAGAAAGGTCTTGAAGGACAGAGAGCCTACATGCTACGAGGGAAGCACCTTCTGAAACTTGGCCTTTACGACGCTGCCCTGAATGACTTCGAAACTGTGAGTAAAATTAAAGAATCAAAGGAATGTTGGAAATTCATAGAAGATACGAAGGCGCTCCAGAAGAGATGGGAAAAACAAAGTTATTATGAGGTTTTGAGTGTGAAACATACTGCCACAAAGGCAGAAATTTTAAAAGCCTTCAAAGGCCTGTCCATGAAATTACACCCGGACAGACATCGGGACAAACCAAAATTCTTACAGGATGCATTCGAGGAGAAGTTTAAGAAG gaacgtcagcagacctataaccaacctaaacaggagcgtcagcagacctataaccaacctaaacaggaGCGTCAGCAGACCTTTAACCAACCGAAACAGGAACGTCAGCAACCATATGACCATCATGAAAAGGAAGACCATCAAAAGCACTACTATGAACAAAGCAGGGAACAATCACAGAAGAGGAATGATCAAAGGCCATTTGAAGAAAG ACCCATAACCAACATAAACAGGAGCGTCAGCAGACTtataaccaacctaaacaggaGCATCAGCAGACCTTTAACCAACCTAAACAGGAACGTCAGCAACCATATGACCATCATGAAAAGGAAGACCATCAAAAGCACTACTATGAACAAAGCAGGGAACAATCACAGAAGA GATGTTTGGAATAACTACCCACCTAAGGATGTTTGGAATAACTACCCACCTAAGGATGTTTGGAATAACTGCCCACCTAATGATGTTTGGAATAACTACCCACCTAAGGATGTCTGGAATAACTGCCCACCTAAGGATGTTTGGAATAACTACCCACCTAAGGATGTTTGGAATAACTACCCACCTAAGGATGTCTGGAATAACTACCCACCTAAGGATGTTTGGAATAACTACCCACCTAAGGATGTCTGGAATAACTGCCCACCTAAGGATGTTTGGAATAACTGCCCACCTAAGGATGTTTGGAATAACTACCCACCTAAGGATGTCTGGAATAACTACCCACCTAAGGATGTTTGGAATAACTACCCACCTAAGGATGTCTGGAATGACTGCCCACCTAAGGATGTTTGGAATAACTACCCACCTAAGGATGTCTGGAATAACTGCCCACCTAAGGATGTTTGGAATAACTGCCCACCTAAGGATGTTTGGAATAACTACCCACCTAAGGATGTCTGGAATAACTACCCACCTAAGGATGTTTGGAATAACTACCCACCTAAGGATGTCTGGAATGACTGCCCACCTAAGGATGTTTGGAATAACTACCCACCTAAGGAT CCACCTAAGGATGTCTGGAATAACTGCCCACCTAAGGATGTTTGGAATAACTGCCCACCTAAGGATGTTTGGAATAACTGCCCTCCTAAGGATGTTTGGAATAACTGCCCACCTAAGGATGTTTGGAATAACTGCCCACCTAAGGATGTTTGGAATAACTACCCTCCTAAGGATGTTTGGAATAACTGCCCACCTAAGGATGTTTGGAATAACTGCCCTCCTAAGGATGTTTGGAATAACTGCCCTCCTAAGGATGTTTGGAATAACTGCCCACCTAAGGATGTTTGGAATAACTGCCCTCCTAAGGATGTTTGGAATAACTACCCTCCTAAGGATGTTTGGAATAACTGCCCACCTAAGGATGTTTGGAATAACTGCCCTCCTAAGGATGTTTGGAATAACTGCCCTCCTAAGGATGTTTGGAATAACTGCCCACCTAAGGATGTTTGGAATAACTGCCCACCTAAGGATGTTTGGAATAACTGCCCACCTAAGGATGTTTGGAATAACTACCCTCCTAAGGATGTTTGGAATAACTGCCCACCTAAGGATGTTTGGAATAACTACCCTCCTAAGGATGTTTGGAATAACTACCCTCCTAAGGATGTTTGGAATAACTGCCCACCTAAGGATGTTTGGAATAACTGCCCTCCTAAGGATGTTTGGAATAACTGCCCTCCTAAGGATGTTTGGAATAACTGCCCTCCTAAGGATGTTTGGAATAACTGA